The Staphylococcus sp. KG4-3 genome has a window encoding:
- a CDS encoding D-cysteine desulfhydrase family protein, producing the protein MLQNKLNVANLKTPIHKLEQLSETLGKNIYIKRDDYTGTEISGNKVRKLEYTLQYVLDNGYDTVITTGAITSNHARATAALCAQFNITCHLVLRGNLAEFEGNLFLDAMLGAHIHIIEPSASREEAMEALQNELEKQGERTFAIPAGASDWIGSHGYINAFNEIVEQEKEMDVQFDSINLAVGSGGTYAGLWYGNIKDGLNKNIMGFAVTQSAHEFKTKIIEILTHLDDSISSFDMISINDDYIGLGYGQATDEELQFYIDIAQQEGIILDPTYTGKAFRGLVEEIKAGSYDNQNNILFIHTGGLQGYTQATRTRIQQLLPEIIQDK; encoded by the coding sequence ATGTTACAAAACAAATTAAATGTAGCTAATTTGAAAACGCCTATTCATAAATTAGAACAGTTAAGTGAGACTTTAGGTAAAAATATTTATATTAAAAGAGATGACTATACTGGAACTGAAATTTCTGGTAACAAGGTGCGTAAATTAGAATATACCTTGCAATATGTCTTGGATAATGGCTATGATACAGTAATCACAACAGGGGCAATAACATCAAATCACGCAAGAGCGACCGCTGCATTATGTGCACAATTCAACATAACATGTCATTTAGTACTTCGAGGTAACTTGGCAGAGTTTGAAGGAAATCTATTTTTAGATGCGATGTTGGGGGCGCATATTCATATCATTGAGCCATCAGCTTCAAGAGAAGAAGCAATGGAAGCATTACAAAATGAATTAGAAAAACAAGGAGAACGGACATTTGCGATACCAGCAGGCGCTTCTGATTGGATAGGATCACACGGTTATATCAATGCTTTTAATGAAATTGTTGAACAAGAAAAAGAGATGGACGTCCAATTCGATTCAATTAATTTAGCCGTCGGTTCTGGAGGAACTTATGCTGGTCTTTGGTACGGTAATATAAAAGACGGTTTAAATAAAAATATCATGGGGTTCGCAGTCACTCAAAGTGCGCATGAATTTAAAACAAAAATAATCGAAATATTAACTCATTTAGATGATAGTATATCATCATTTGACATGATATCTATCAATGATGATTATATTGGTCTTGGTTATGGACAAGCAACAGATGAAGAATTGCAATTTTATATAGATATTGCCCAACAAGAAGGGATTATTTTAGACCCAACTTACACAGGAAAAGCCTTTAGAGGTTTAGTTGAAGAAATTAAAGCTGGTAGCTACGACAATCAAAATAATATTTTATTTATTCATACAGGTGGATTACAAGGTTACACACAGGCAACAAGAACGCGTATTCAACAATTGCTTCCTGAAATTATACAGGATAAATAG
- a CDS encoding VOC family protein — MELTRGINHIGLTVPDIESATQFFKEALNGKIAYDSQTKADEPRGGPHIEHVLNIEEEAVIIKKRMMVFNNGPNIEMFEFKHATQNNPISLQDIGFTHISFYVDDFDNTLAQVKQAGGIPVSEPHANTRYEDTAGNQTVYVKTPWGSLIELQTVPNGFYYPDNSEATVFIPEP, encoded by the coding sequence ATGGAACTTACTAGAGGCATAAACCATATAGGATTAACAGTTCCTGACATTGAAAGTGCTACTCAGTTTTTTAAAGAAGCTTTAAACGGTAAAATTGCGTATGATAGCCAGACTAAAGCAGACGAGCCGCGAGGAGGGCCACATATTGAACATGTTTTGAATATTGAAGAAGAGGCAGTAATTATAAAAAAAAGAATGATGGTATTTAATAATGGCCCTAACATAGAGATGTTTGAATTTAAGCATGCTACACAAAATAATCCGATATCTTTACAGGATATAGGATTTACACATATTTCATTTTATGTGGATGACTTTGATAACACACTAGCTCAAGTTAAACAAGCTGGAGGTATACCAGTATCTGAGCCACATGCTAATACAAGATATGAAGATACGGCCGGTAATCAAACAGTATATGTTAAAACACCATGGGGGAGTTTAATTGAGTTACAAACAGTACCGAATGGTTTTTATTACCCGGACAATAGTGAAGCAACTGTCTTTATACCAGAACCATAA
- a CDS encoding GNAT family N-acetyltransferase: protein MKYKPTMNVMSKVSLVPPELNMAESLYRTIKNNFKHLSPFLGFITDDVTIEDERAYLKMMIQQHADNKARLFLIYYETTLIGTVDLHKIDDNNNKAEVGYWIAEGYTGKNIVTNCVNHLCHFAFETLSLNKLIIKADVRNIASNKVAEKTGFTFLATDVEDIFDGENYRDMNRYVLLKKQFEQRQR from the coding sequence ATGAAATATAAACCAACAATGAATGTAATGTCGAAAGTATCATTAGTCCCACCAGAATTAAATATGGCGGAATCACTATATAGAACAATTAAAAATAATTTTAAACACTTGTCACCATTTTTAGGTTTTATAACAGACGATGTGACGATTGAAGATGAACGTGCATATTTAAAAATGATGATTCAGCAGCATGCGGACAATAAAGCGAGATTGTTTTTAATTTACTATGAAACAACACTTATAGGTACTGTTGATTTACATAAAATAGATGATAATAATAATAAAGCTGAAGTAGGTTATTGGATAGCTGAAGGATATACGGGTAAAAACATAGTAACAAATTGTGTTAATCATTTATGTCACTTTGCGTTTGAAACGTTATCTCTTAACAAACTTATAATTAAAGCTGATGTTAGAAATATAGCCAGTAACAAAGTAGCTGAAAAAACAGGATTTACTTTTCTAGCTACAGATGTAGAAGACATCTTTGATGGTGAAAATTATAGAGACATGAATAGATATGTCCTACTTAAAAAGCAATTTGAGCAGCGACAAAGATAA